A portion of the Treponema rectale genome contains these proteins:
- a CDS encoding tetratricopeptide repeat protein: protein MAKDNFEENALKEGISLFNRGNFSAALTFFLSLPDDEGIDSVELSYYLGLCYSKLKRYDDALAYLEQVVTSAHGRSPAEIDEGRILQCRYILAVIYCLTGREKLADFELKKLLETGYNRDKVYSSLAYISWERGESDQAVEYYEKSLLENEANPTALNGLGYVLAVEGKELTKALSCCKKALDMEPENAACLDSLGYVYLRMGLYSEARKFLERAYSKRPDSSIIEEHLRELQAGEE, encoded by the coding sequence ATGGCTAAAGATAATTTTGAAGAAAATGCTCTGAAAGAAGGTATATCTCTTTTTAACCGCGGTAATTTTTCTGCAGCCCTTACTTTTTTTCTTTCCCTTCCTGATGATGAGGGAATAGATTCCGTTGAACTTTCATATTATCTGGGGCTGTGTTATTCAAAACTTAAAAGATATGATGATGCCCTTGCATATCTGGAGCAGGTAGTAACTTCTGCCCATGGCAGGAGCCCGGCTGAAATTGACGAAGGACGAATTTTACAGTGCAGGTATATTCTTGCCGTAATATACTGTCTTACGGGAAGGGAAAAGCTTGCGGACTTTGAGTTAAAGAAACTTCTGGAAACAGGATATAACCGGGATAAAGTTTATTCTTCACTTGCTTATATTTCCTGGGAACGGGGAGAATCAGACCAGGCGGTTGAATACTATGAAAAGTCTCTTCTTGAGAATGAAGCGAATCCAACCGCCCTTAACGGACTTGGCTATGTGCTTGCGGTAGAGGGAAAGGAACTTACGAAAGCCCTCAGCTGCTGCAAGAAAGCTCTTGATATGGAGCCGGAAAACGCAGCGTGCCTTGACAGCCTGGGATACGTATATTTGAGGATGGGACTTTATTCAGAAGCCCGCAAGTTTTTGGAGCGGGCATACAGTAAAAGACCTGACAGTAGTATTATTGAAGAGCATTTACGTGAACTGCAGGCGGGGGAAGAATGA
- the surE gene encoding 5'/3'-nucleotidase SurE codes for MKILLTNDDGFGAPGLEKLYEVLSPLHDVTVVAPSSNRSGYSARITMERSMELISYGNDRYALDGSPVDCVIAAFRGLMKDCLPDLVISGINSGYNLGTDIMYSGTCGAARQSAVNGIPGVALSVAEKKESSGVYQFDAMAGFALKNLQQLKELCSFSGKKCSGELPYFVNVNGASSDAYKGVSFTSLCYRKYNDNVVSEVKDGRRFFTITGGGSIETQGDGNSDFAAAENGFISVSLVYPGGGCARQPESCAADFIL; via the coding sequence ATGAAGATTCTTCTGACTAATGATGACGGTTTCGGAGCTCCGGGGCTCGAAAAACTGTATGAAGTTCTTTCTCCGCTCCATGATGTTACTGTCGTTGCTCCTTCGTCAAACCGCTCCGGCTATTCTGCAAGAATTACTATGGAGCGTTCCATGGAACTGATTTCTTACGGCAATGACCGGTATGCCCTTGACGGAAGTCCGGTTGACTGTGTTATTGCTGCGTTCAGGGGTTTAATGAAAGATTGTCTGCCGGATCTTGTTATATCAGGTATAAACAGCGGCTATAATCTTGGAACAGACATAATGTATTCTGGAACCTGCGGGGCTGCACGTCAGTCTGCCGTAAACGGTATTCCCGGAGTTGCCCTCAGCGTGGCGGAAAAGAAAGAATCCTCCGGTGTTTATCAGTTTGATGCAATGGCAGGGTTTGCCCTGAAGAATCTTCAGCAGCTGAAGGAATTGTGCAGTTTTTCCGGAAAAAAATGTTCCGGGGAACTTCCGTATTTTGTGAACGTTAACGGTGCTTCCTCAGATGCCTATAAAGGTGTATCCTTTACTTCATTGTGCTACAGAAAGTATAATGACAATGTCGTCTCTGAGGTTAAAGACGGCCGCCGTTTCTTTACGATTACAGGCGGTGGCAGTATAGAAACTCAGGGAGACGGAAACAGTGATTTTGCTGCGGCAGAGAACGGATTTATAAGCGTTTCTCTTGTATATCCCGGTGGTGGATGTGCGCGTCAGCCGGAATCCTGTGCAGCGGATTTCATTCTGTGA
- a CDS encoding galactokinase — MDEVIQQHKKEYGRRPDVVASAPGRFHLMGEHTWFFRDKTLSMGINLPVYVAVSLRKDLELNMNFVQMGEKNHAGIVQLKIKKEDRWAASIKAVILAFCDSGYECRGMDITVWTQVLPSAGFGITSAVKVALAWAVRKAFGFDCGDSVLLQVLEKANRKFLGLNNLKADNFTAVYSKEKSFVLTDYGNGTCQNIPFDFEGKTIVLTDAEVPRITTWNEESLFQPENVLLLGELKEIRSNVFGGWQYEENRSEIAEVFSVVNEDTKRRLTCVMQEHKNVLDAVNALSKGDFSMFARSVNKSHEIMRDLYDISCPEIDWLLKRIQDIAPSHDYIRSPESCGRITGKGFGRCTYSILKTEDLDKYREKLAEYERIFGFSPKLYEVKPAEGVKIL; from the coding sequence ATGGACGAAGTAATTCAGCAGCATAAAAAAGAATACGGACGCAGGCCTGATGTCGTTGCATCTGCTCCGGGACGTTTTCATCTTATGGGAGAACATACGTGGTTTTTCAGGGATAAGACACTTTCCATGGGAATAAACCTTCCGGTATATGTGGCTGTATCGCTGCGCAAAGACCTTGAACTCAATATGAATTTTGTTCAGATGGGCGAAAAAAATCATGCTGGAATTGTTCAGCTTAAGATAAAGAAGGAAGACAGGTGGGCTGCATCGATAAAGGCGGTCATCCTTGCTTTCTGTGATTCCGGATATGAATGCAGGGGAATGGATATTACTGTCTGGACTCAGGTGCTTCCATCCGCCGGCTTTGGCATTACCAGTGCTGTAAAGGTTGCTCTTGCATGGGCTGTCAGAAAGGCATTCGGCTTTGACTGCGGGGATTCCGTACTGCTTCAGGTGCTTGAGAAGGCAAACAGAAAATTCCTCGGGCTGAATAACCTTAAGGCAGATAATTTTACTGCCGTATACTCAAAAGAAAAGTCATTCGTCCTTACTGATTACGGAAACGGTACCTGCCAGAATATACCTTTTGATTTTGAAGGCAAGACGATTGTCCTTACAGATGCGGAAGTTCCCCGCATAACCACGTGGAATGAAGAGAGTCTCTTTCAGCCTGAAAACGTCCTGCTGCTTGGAGAACTTAAGGAAATAAGGTCTAACGTATTTGGAGGCTGGCAGTATGAAGAAAACCGCTCCGAAATTGCAGAAGTATTTTCGGTTGTAAACGAGGATACTAAGAGAAGGCTTACCTGTGTAATGCAGGAACATAAGAATGTTCTGGATGCAGTAAATGCCCTTTCGAAAGGTGATTTTTCGATGTTCGCAAGGTCTGTAAACAAAAGTCACGAGATAATGAGGGATCTTTATGATATTTCATGTCCGGAGATTGACTGGCTTTTGAAAAGAATACAGGACATTGCACCGAGCCATGATTACATAAGGTCTCCGGAAAGCTGCGGAAGAATTACCGGCAAAGGCTTCGGACGCTGTACATATTCCATATTAAAGACGGAAGATCTGGATAAGTACAGGGAAAAGCTTGCTGAGTATGAGCGTATATTCGGATTTTCACCAAAACTTTATGAAGTTAAGCCTGCTGAAGGTGTTAAGATTTTATGA
- the lnt gene encoding apolipoprotein N-acyltransferase produces MISFILQVFCSVFSGLALSAAIPSSFYIFGIPSIGLIALIPLYTAICRSRSFHEAFFLTSLQVLTVHLTSCWWLGNFRGFGIFALGASALGTAFEGGCCGLFFFALLSYRTRTDRMKELAGSDHTGMIKRSIWFALCYTAWEYIKSTGSMGFPWGTIFMSSYRWKLITQVSDITGVWGITFLFSLTNAAAAEAVQLFLRKRNSEHFSSSLRQLKSLIKLPAFLFLLCLVYGTWNYLFPGNPVKHVNTVIVQQNRDPWETDESETLKVTMNLTSQALENLNDRNLEADLVLWSEGVLSHKFPGSEGFYQDYPAKESLSSFIKNTGTPFIIGGDTAIDRKRHINSNSAIFYDAKGKYSGFYSKMQLVPFAEYIPFSDNAFIKYIMDDVVQYGSDGWEPGFQHVLFKIPLKSARHEETPLNIGRESRAVIALDKNGNSDSSVTEQYKKNKAENPDAFFSFTTPICFEDSFTAVCRQLYNSGSEAFMNITNDSWSKTPVAEYQHFVVASFLAIEYRTTLVRCCNSGYSAVILPNGKIAADLMPFTTDAMAVSVPVYQRKPTVFAVFGDYFALSAIFIIIAAVFLRALKEFISPEKLKVPASAKIKICIVTENKAGISTDEAEETESTGPQLKEEPESKKPGRRKTGKTVPSSEEKEKKSLPAKKSGRTAKKTSETTEKKTVKKGTAAVKKTSGTAKKDGTASKKPAVRRTQKKTGDS; encoded by the coding sequence ATGATTTCCTTCATTTTACAAGTTTTTTGCTCGGTTTTTTCGGGGCTGGCTTTATCCGCTGCCATTCCGAGCAGTTTTTACATATTCGGAATTCCGTCAATAGGACTCATAGCACTCATACCTCTTTACACGGCAATCTGCAGATCCCGGTCATTTCACGAAGCCTTTTTTCTTACTTCACTTCAAGTGCTTACAGTTCACCTGACCTCCTGCTGGTGGCTTGGAAATTTCCGCGGTTTCGGCATATTTGCACTTGGAGCCAGCGCCCTTGGAACAGCTTTTGAAGGAGGATGCTGCGGACTCTTCTTTTTCGCACTGCTTTCATACAGAACCCGGACAGACAGAATGAAGGAACTGGCAGGTTCTGACCATACCGGAATGATAAAGAGAAGCATCTGGTTTGCACTCTGCTACACGGCATGGGAATACATAAAATCCACAGGGAGCATGGGATTCCCCTGGGGAACGATATTCATGTCCTCCTACCGGTGGAAGCTGATAACACAAGTTTCCGACATAACCGGCGTATGGGGAATAACATTCCTTTTTTCCCTGACAAATGCCGCAGCCGCAGAAGCAGTACAGCTTTTCCTCAGAAAAAGAAATTCAGAACACTTCTCCAGTTCCCTCCGTCAGCTGAAATCCCTCATAAAACTCCCTGCATTTTTATTCCTTCTCTGTCTTGTCTACGGTACGTGGAACTATCTGTTTCCGGGAAATCCGGTCAAGCACGTAAACACAGTCATCGTACAGCAGAACCGGGATCCATGGGAAACTGACGAATCTGAAACCTTAAAAGTAACAATGAACCTTACCAGTCAGGCTCTGGAAAACCTCAATGACAGAAATCTTGAGGCAGACCTGGTACTGTGGAGCGAGGGTGTGCTGTCCCATAAATTTCCGGGTTCAGAAGGCTTTTACCAGGATTATCCTGCAAAAGAAAGCCTCTCATCCTTCATAAAAAACACGGGAACCCCTTTCATAATCGGCGGTGACACGGCAATAGACAGAAAAAGGCACATAAACTCAAACAGTGCCATATTCTATGATGCAAAAGGCAAGTATTCGGGATTTTACAGCAAAATGCAGCTGGTTCCTTTTGCTGAATACATTCCCTTCTCTGACAATGCTTTTATAAAATACATAATGGATGATGTAGTTCAGTACGGTTCCGACGGATGGGAACCGGGATTTCAGCACGTACTGTTCAAGATACCGTTAAAATCAGCCAGGCATGAGGAAACTCCCCTTAATATCGGAAGAGAAAGCCGGGCTGTAATCGCCCTGGACAAAAACGGAAACTCTGACTCTTCCGTTACGGAACAATACAAAAAAAACAAGGCCGAAAATCCAGACGCATTCTTCAGTTTTACGACACCGATATGCTTTGAGGATTCATTTACGGCAGTATGCAGGCAGCTTTACAACTCAGGAAGCGAAGCCTTCATGAACATAACCAATGACTCATGGTCAAAAACACCTGTTGCGGAATACCAGCACTTCGTGGTTGCAAGTTTTCTGGCAATTGAATACAGGACGACACTGGTACGTTGTTGCAACTCAGGCTATTCAGCAGTTATTCTTCCAAACGGAAAAATCGCAGCAGACTTAATGCCTTTTACGACAGATGCAATGGCCGTCAGCGTTCCCGTTTACCAGCGTAAGCCGACCGTATTTGCAGTATTCGGTGATTATTTTGCCCTGAGTGCCATATTCATAATAATTGCAGCAGTTTTCCTGCGCGCACTGAAGGAATTCATCAGTCCTGAAAAATTAAAGGTTCCGGCTTCCGCAAAAATAAAAATCTGCATAGTTACAGAAAATAAAGCCGGCATAAGTACTGATGAAGCTGAAGAAACAGAAAGTACGGGGCCTCAACTCAAGGAAGAGCCTGAATCAAAAAAGCCGGGCAGACGCAAGACAGGAAAAACTGTTCCTTCTTCTGAAGAAAAAGAAAAAAAGTCCCTGCCGGCAAAAAAATCCGGAAGAACGGCAAAAAAAACTTCTGAAACAACAGAAAAGAAAACCGTAAAAAAAGGCACGGCCGCAGTAAAGAAAACTTCCGGAACTGCAAAAAAAGATGGAACTGCCTCAAAAAAACCGGCCGTAAGGCGTACTCAAAAAAAGACAGGAGACAGCTGA
- a CDS encoding biotin transporter BioY translates to MKETTLRNALRSSCTIACSFLTGITVLFSFISNETSLQVQNLTAVLSGCILGGINGSSAAGLFIMAGILGIPVFPGFESGFAAFTSENGGWLWGFFTGALVSGLIIKHPAPYEKAVSGTFIKAAAASATGLAASYIPGLLWYLHSSGDSACDILKSHILYLNIQIAKTAACTVLTVFLRPPAARLMYPGLESALKEQNELMEKLKTYNQKKHRRSEK, encoded by the coding sequence ATGAAGGAAACGACGCTTAGGAACGCACTCAGAAGCTCCTGTACAATCGCCTGCAGTTTTCTGACCGGAATCACGGTTTTATTTTCATTCATTTCAAATGAGACATCCCTTCAAGTACAGAACCTGACAGCCGTGCTGTCAGGATGCATACTCGGAGGAATAAACGGAAGTTCAGCAGCAGGCCTTTTCATAATGGCAGGAATTCTGGGTATTCCGGTTTTTCCCGGTTTTGAATCAGGATTTGCTGCATTTACATCAGAAAACGGAGGATGGCTCTGGGGTTTTTTTACAGGAGCTCTGGTTTCAGGACTGATAATCAAACATCCTGCCCCGTACGAAAAGGCAGTTTCTGGCACATTCATAAAGGCAGCGGCAGCATCAGCAACAGGTCTGGCAGCAAGCTACATTCCCGGACTATTGTGGTACCTTCATTCATCCGGAGACTCAGCCTGCGATATTTTAAAAAGCCACATCCTTTATCTTAACATCCAGATTGCAAAGACTGCCGCATGTACAGTACTGACAGTATTCCTGCGGCCGCCGGCAGCAAGGCTCATGTACCCGGGACTTGAAAGCGCACTTAAAGAACAGAATGAACTCATGGAAAAACTGAAGACATACAACCAGAAAAAACACAGGAGGTCTGAAAAATGA
- the nrdR gene encoding transcriptional regulator NrdR yields the protein MRCPYCGSLKDKVIESRTMANGGSIRRRRECCSCGYRFTSYERIEEKPFMVIKRDGRREPFDPQKLYKGIERALEKRPVPTSLIEQINDEIEDEAYQAGKSSREISTADLGELVLKRLYNVDKVAYIRFASVYKQFANLTEFVNEVKRLEMEQSEEQ from the coding sequence ATGAGATGTCCTTATTGCGGAAGCCTGAAAGACAAGGTTATAGAATCAAGAACAATGGCAAACGGAGGAAGCATACGCAGAAGGCGGGAATGCTGCAGCTGCGGATACAGATTTACCAGCTATGAACGGATTGAAGAAAAACCATTCATGGTAATAAAGCGCGACGGCAGACGGGAACCTTTTGATCCTCAGAAACTTTACAAGGGAATCGAACGGGCCCTCGAAAAACGACCGGTTCCTACTTCCCTCATCGAACAGATAAACGACGAAATCGAAGACGAGGCATATCAGGCTGGTAAATCCAGTCGTGAAATAAGCACCGCTGACCTTGGAGAACTGGTACTTAAAAGACTGTACAACGTTGATAAAGTTGCATACATAAGATTTGCCAGCGTTTACAAACAGTTTGCCAACCTCACGGAATTCGTAAACGAAGTCAAAAGACTCGAAATGGAACAGTCGGAAGAACAATGA
- the argF gene encoding ornithine carbamoyltransferase encodes MKAEKFKSPFKGRSLLNWIDWKREEIEWILDKAFLVKKQSHNGEVHQRFLGKTIALIFEKRSTRTRSSFETAFGEEGGHPVFMSTDDIQLGGKESVEDTARVLGRMFSAIEFRGFKQEHVELLAKHSGIPVINGLTDSFHPTQVLADIMTLKEQFGTLKGLSVCFCGDGRNNMARSLMLICAKFGINFSIFAPKELSPDEEIIKICTPFAKESGASITISDEISVVKGADCLYTDVWVSMGEETLKDERTKLLQPYQVNRELMAATGKSSTIFLHCLPAVKGQEVTEEVFESNASRVFDQAENRKHTIKAIMLALI; translated from the coding sequence ATGAAAGCAGAAAAATTCAAAAGTCCTTTTAAGGGCAGAAGCCTCCTCAATTGGATTGACTGGAAAAGAGAAGAAATAGAATGGATTCTCGACAAAGCCTTTCTGGTAAAAAAACAGTCACACAACGGAGAAGTTCATCAGCGTTTTCTGGGAAAAACAATCGCACTCATTTTCGAAAAACGTTCAACCAGAACCAGATCAAGTTTTGAGACTGCATTTGGCGAAGAAGGCGGACATCCTGTTTTCATGTCAACTGACGACATCCAGCTCGGCGGAAAGGAAAGCGTAGAAGATACGGCACGCGTACTTGGAAGAATGTTTTCTGCCATAGAATTCAGGGGATTTAAGCAGGAACACGTAGAACTTCTTGCAAAACATTCTGGTATACCGGTCATAAACGGACTTACAGACTCCTTTCACCCTACTCAGGTTCTTGCGGACATAATGACATTAAAAGAACAGTTCGGCACGCTTAAAGGACTTTCCGTATGTTTCTGCGGCGACGGACGCAACAACATGGCAAGGAGCCTCATGCTCATCTGCGCAAAATTCGGAATCAACTTTTCAATTTTTGCACCAAAAGAACTGTCTCCTGATGAAGAAATAATAAAAATCTGCACTCCGTTTGCAAAGGAATCTGGAGCCTCCATTACGATTTCTGATGAAATTTCTGTTGTCAAAGGTGCCGATTGCCTTTATACTGATGTTTGGGTTTCAATGGGAGAAGAAACCCTCAAGGATGAAAGAACTAAGCTTCTTCAGCCTTATCAGGTGAACAGAGAACTTATGGCTGCAACCGGAAAAAGCAGTACGATATTCCTTCACTGCCTTCCTGCCGTAAAAGGACAGGAAGTAACGGAAGAAGTATTCGAAAGCAATGCAAGCAGGGTTTTTGACCAGGCAGAAAACAGGAAGCACACCATAAAAGCAATAATGCTCGCCTTAATATAA
- a CDS encoding DHH family phosphoesterase, whose amino-acid sequence MKIVSPEQIKNFKSFMENHESFIIAGHKEPDGDCISSCIGLSYIADYFKKPYIMINAGPFKRSEIKKYSSMFTDTLPFMNKQERDSCGLIITDCSEIQRLGEIDGDLKGFDTFIIDHHKTADVQGDNTIIDPSSPAACLIVQQLVEAITGQLTKEQAETIFFGMATDTGYFRFLTEDSREVFLQTSRLVDAGANPRIIYQDMTGGKPWSTRKLLGIMLDRAERHAEGKLVVTYETMEDTRRYGSEGRDSDALYSLMLAVEGVEAVAFVRQDTEHTCTLGLRSKDSCDVSLIAAKFGGGGHKNASGASTEGRIETLLPLLIKEFMKVL is encoded by the coding sequence ATGAAAATCGTTTCACCGGAACAGATTAAGAATTTCAAAAGCTTCATGGAAAATCATGAAAGTTTCATCATAGCAGGCCACAAAGAACCTGACGGTGACTGCATCTCAAGCTGCATTGGACTTTCCTACATTGCTGATTATTTCAAAAAACCATACATAATGATTAATGCAGGCCCATTCAAAAGAAGCGAAATAAAAAAATACAGTTCAATGTTCACAGACACCCTTCCCTTCATGAACAAACAGGAACGGGATTCCTGTGGACTGATAATTACAGACTGCAGCGAAATTCAGCGGCTGGGAGAAATAGACGGAGACTTAAAGGGATTCGATACATTCATTATAGATCATCACAAGACGGCAGATGTTCAGGGAGACAACACCATAATCGACCCGTCCAGCCCTGCTGCCTGCCTAATAGTTCAGCAGCTGGTAGAAGCCATAACAGGGCAGCTCACGAAGGAACAGGCAGAAACAATATTCTTCGGAATGGCAACAGATACAGGTTATTTCAGGTTCCTGACGGAAGATTCAAGGGAAGTATTCCTCCAAACCTCAAGACTTGTAGACGCGGGAGCAAATCCGCGCATCATATACCAGGACATGACTGGCGGAAAGCCGTGGTCTACCAGAAAGCTTTTAGGAATAATGCTTGACCGGGCAGAACGTCATGCCGAAGGAAAACTTGTAGTTACATACGAAACAATGGAAGATACGCGCAGATACGGTTCAGAAGGAAGAGACAGCGATGCACTTTACAGCCTTATGCTTGCCGTAGAGGGTGTAGAAGCAGTAGCTTTCGTAAGGCAGGATACAGAACACACCTGCACCCTCGGGCTCAGGTCAAAAGACAGCTGCGACGTAAGCCTCATTGCTGCTAAATTTGGAGGCGGAGGACACAAAAATGCTAGCGGAGCCAGTACGGAAGGCCGTATAGAGACACTTCTGCCTCTCCTTATAAAAGAATTTATGAAAGTTCTGTAA
- a CDS encoding non-canonical purine NTP pyrophosphatase, which translates to MKIYLASSNDHKKREMAELFPEHQIVTPKDEGIDFDPVENGETFYENSLIKARALWEIVHCPVFADDSGLCADALNGSPGIYTSRYAGPQFMKGKPDGSKIPQELQNEYLVKQVADAVKTDSTLTGKAHYVCAMVLYMGPDRLFVAQETMEGEIIPDIKMQKGSGGFGYDPIFFLPEKNCTAAELSPEQKNAISHRGKAARAIKKIAAEALSQMQ; encoded by the coding sequence ATGAAAATTTACCTTGCAAGCTCAAACGATCATAAAAAAAGGGAAATGGCAGAACTTTTTCCCGAACATCAGATTGTTACGCCAAAAGATGAAGGAATTGATTTTGATCCTGTAGAAAACGGCGAAACTTTTTATGAAAACAGCCTGATAAAGGCCCGTGCCCTTTGGGAAATCGTACACTGCCCCGTATTTGCAGATGATTCAGGGCTGTGCGCAGACGCACTTAACGGTTCCCCGGGAATATACACCTCCCGCTATGCCGGACCACAATTCATGAAAGGTAAACCGGACGGAAGTAAAATTCCCCAGGAGCTGCAGAATGAATACCTTGTAAAACAGGTCGCAGATGCAGTAAAAACCGATTCCACCCTTACTGGAAAAGCCCATTACGTCTGCGCAATGGTTCTTTATATGGGACCGGACAGACTCTTTGTAGCACAGGAAACCATGGAAGGAGAAATAATTCCGGACATAAAAATGCAGAAAGGCAGCGGAGGATTCGGCTATGACCCTATATTCTTCCTGCCGGAAAAAAACTGCACGGCGGCAGAACTTTCTCCTGAACAAAAAAATGCTATAAGCCACAGAGGCAAAGCAGCCCGTGCAATAAAAAAAATAGCAGCAGAAGCCCTTTCCCAGATGCAGTAA